In Myxococcus stipitatus, the following are encoded in one genomic region:
- a CDS encoding kelch-like protein has translation MASSPSSTARRRVPFSGLWLEGFRVAPVAQGALLTGGRASHPDGRGVRSRSSTTAALWDTAREEWLEVPPLPEPRDDHAAVTLPDGRVLLIGGRDDQTMELASTRFWEPGPRRFVPGPPLLTARSRPTAVVLRDGAVLVLGSDHDHDIERGTRAELLRPGSEAWEPAGQTVRLFHVGPVCVSGEHVIIAGGRDNGMGFAVIDGQHLAPPLDRNTEVWEPEGRTWSTTPHPLNESRDEASGVTLRDGRVLVVGGWLGGETLASAEVFDPRTRRWSATGSLDIARSGFALIALPDGRAAVLGGIRSNPSEETSAVELWDPATGTWAPGMPLAVARAGHQLVDLGHGAFLVVGTSRVTQDGSLETTSEVWLP, from the coding sequence ATGGCATCCAGCCCGTCCTCCACCGCGCGCAGGCGCGTCCCCTTCTCCGGGCTCTGGCTCGAGGGTTTCCGCGTGGCGCCTGTCGCGCAGGGTGCGCTGCTCACCGGGGGCAGGGCCTCGCATCCGGACGGGAGAGGCGTCAGGTCCCGGTCCTCGACGACCGCCGCGCTCTGGGACACCGCCCGAGAGGAGTGGTTGGAGGTCCCGCCCCTGCCCGAGCCCCGTGACGACCACGCGGCGGTGACGCTCCCCGACGGGCGGGTGTTGCTCATCGGCGGAAGGGACGACCAGACGATGGAGCTGGCCTCCACCCGGTTCTGGGAGCCCGGCCCCCGGCGCTTCGTTCCGGGGCCACCGCTGCTCACGGCGCGCTCGAGGCCCACCGCCGTGGTGCTGCGCGACGGCGCGGTGCTGGTGCTGGGGTCGGACCATGACCACGACATCGAACGAGGCACTCGCGCGGAGCTGCTGCGCCCCGGCTCCGAGGCCTGGGAGCCCGCGGGCCAGACGGTGCGCCTGTTCCACGTCGGCCCCGTGTGTGTGAGCGGCGAGCACGTCATCATCGCGGGCGGGCGCGACAACGGCATGGGGTTCGCCGTCATCGACGGGCAACACCTGGCGCCGCCGCTCGACCGGAACACCGAGGTCTGGGAGCCCGAGGGCCGAACGTGGAGCACCACGCCCCATCCGCTCAACGAGTCGCGGGACGAAGCCTCCGGCGTCACGCTCCGCGATGGCCGCGTCCTCGTGGTGGGAGGCTGGCTGGGCGGAGAGACGCTCGCGAGCGCCGAGGTCTTCGACCCACGGACGCGGCGGTGGAGCGCGACGGGGAGCCTGGACATCGCCCGCTCTGGCTTCGCGCTCATCGCGCTGCCGGATGGACGCGCCGCGGTGCTGGGCGGGATTCGCTCCAACCCCTCCGAAGAGACCAGCGCCGTGGAGCTGTGGGACCCGGCCACGGGCACCTGGGCTCCTGGCATGCCGCTGGCGGTGGCTCGCGCGGGGCACCAGCTGGTCGACCTGGGCCACGGCGCGTTCCTGGTGGTGGGCACCTCGCGAGTGACGCAGGACGGCTCGCTGGAGACGACCTCCGAGGTCTGGCTGCCCTGA
- a CDS encoding SAM-dependent methyltransferase, producing MDNPELARIPGVNPHVPDAARIYDYALGGTHHFEVDRQAAEFMFSLVPSTRKWVRMLRGCLRTAAQRLSAGGYHHWVDFASGLPTSDHVHSVLPHAKVLYSDINPLTITTGKHLLGDNPHTRYLECDIRNAGEFLHRPDVREFLDGERRVAFGANAITVFLSAEENRKFFMDLYEWAAPGSKLFATFETKAPGLSTPKWEQFVGMFQRMGESFHLYSLREYLDMCGPWTPGPGGVTTVREFLGLPLGHVTEEDREGVGIEFYSVILEKR from the coding sequence ATGGACAACCCGGAGCTGGCTCGCATTCCAGGCGTCAACCCCCACGTTCCCGATGCGGCCCGCATCTACGACTATGCCCTGGGCGGCACGCACCACTTCGAGGTGGACCGCCAGGCCGCTGAGTTCATGTTCTCGCTGGTGCCTTCCACCCGGAAGTGGGTGCGCATGTTGCGAGGCTGTCTGCGCACCGCGGCCCAGCGCCTGTCCGCCGGCGGCTATCACCACTGGGTGGACTTCGCGTCGGGCCTGCCCACGAGCGACCACGTCCACTCGGTGCTCCCCCACGCCAAGGTGCTCTACAGCGACATCAACCCGCTCACCATCACCACCGGCAAGCACCTGCTGGGCGACAATCCCCACACGCGCTACCTGGAATGCGACATCCGCAACGCGGGCGAGTTCCTGCACCGGCCCGACGTCCGCGAGTTCCTGGATGGAGAGCGGCGCGTGGCCTTCGGCGCCAACGCCATCACCGTGTTCCTCTCCGCCGAGGAGAACCGCAAGTTCTTCATGGACCTGTACGAGTGGGCCGCGCCCGGCTCCAAGCTCTTCGCCACCTTCGAGACCAAGGCCCCGGGGCTGAGCACGCCCAAGTGGGAGCAGTTCGTGGGCATGTTCCAGCGGATGGGTGAGTCCTTCCACCTCTACTCGCTGCGCGAGTACCTGGACATGTGCGGCCCCTGGACGCCCGGGCCCGGGGGCGTGACGACGGTGCGCGAGTTCCTGGGCCTCCCCCTGGGCCACGTCACCGAGGAGGACCGAGAGGGCGTCGGCATCGAGTTCTACTCCGTCATCCTCGAGAAGCGCTGA
- a CDS encoding DUF4215 domain-containing protein has translation MATVPLVGKRLASLVLASLLFSIVSFSCGDGGGGAGKPDGGGDGPDGSVTCDGGPCSTDTCGDSLRQTAEACDDGNKTDGDGCSADCKTVESGWSCEVVGRPCVKLEGCGNGRKEADEECDDRNVTSGDGCSATCKVEPGWNCPSSGGRCHAAQCNDGIKVGEEECEDGNVTNGDGCSSTCRLEEGWKCPTVGAACTKTTCGDKIVEGTEECDDGNKDMGDGCSPFCKREPQCTNGTCTATCGDGVMLPGSTAEECDDGNVRSNDGCSSTCKLEEGFVCKLIESEPPARVVIPAVFRDFIGFPWTGGHADFQNKNGQSERGIVKADLTKTIKGKTYPGGKPDYAKDGTDLSLSTTNGRTLFEQWYTDDPTVNRTVVGTLDLVRQSNGSYVFDDQDFFPLDTLQGTWVTEGKEQKRNDNNGTARNFHFTSEARYWFEYKGTEVLSFRGDDDVWVFINGKLAVDLGGVHGAESASLTLSTKAADLGLQVGRIYEVVVFQAERHTTQSSYRLTLNNFITRRTECRATCGNNVIDEGEECDDGVNAGGYGQCSRGCVWGPRCGDGKVQSDAPANEECDDGNTANNDGCNSQCRIEIN, from the coding sequence ATGGCGACCGTCCCCTTGGTTGGAAAGCGGCTCGCGAGTCTCGTACTCGCATCTCTTCTCTTCTCGATTGTGTCGTTCTCTTGTGGAGACGGCGGAGGTGGTGCTGGCAAGCCGGATGGCGGCGGCGACGGCCCCGATGGTTCAGTGACGTGTGATGGGGGACCGTGCTCGACGGACACCTGTGGCGACAGCCTTCGTCAGACGGCCGAAGCGTGTGATGACGGCAACAAGACGGACGGCGACGGGTGCTCCGCGGACTGCAAGACGGTGGAGTCCGGCTGGTCCTGCGAAGTGGTGGGCCGGCCGTGCGTGAAGCTGGAGGGCTGTGGCAACGGCCGCAAGGAAGCCGACGAGGAGTGTGATGACCGCAACGTGACGTCGGGCGACGGCTGCAGCGCGACGTGCAAGGTGGAGCCTGGGTGGAACTGCCCCTCCTCTGGTGGGCGCTGCCACGCGGCCCAGTGCAACGACGGCATCAAGGTCGGCGAGGAGGAGTGCGAGGACGGCAACGTCACCAACGGCGATGGTTGCAGCTCGACGTGCCGGCTGGAGGAAGGTTGGAAGTGCCCGACGGTGGGCGCGGCGTGCACGAAGACGACCTGCGGCGACAAGATCGTCGAAGGCACCGAGGAGTGCGACGACGGCAACAAGGACATGGGTGATGGCTGCTCGCCGTTCTGCAAGCGCGAGCCCCAGTGCACCAACGGCACCTGCACGGCCACCTGCGGCGACGGCGTGATGCTGCCCGGAAGCACGGCCGAGGAGTGCGACGACGGCAACGTCCGCTCCAACGACGGGTGCTCGTCGACGTGCAAGCTCGAGGAGGGCTTCGTGTGCAAGCTCATCGAGAGCGAGCCGCCCGCGCGAGTGGTCATCCCCGCCGTGTTCCGTGACTTCATCGGGTTCCCCTGGACGGGGGGCCACGCGGACTTCCAGAACAAGAATGGCCAGTCCGAGCGCGGCATCGTCAAGGCGGACCTGACGAAGACCATCAAAGGCAAGACGTACCCGGGTGGCAAGCCCGACTACGCGAAGGATGGAACCGACCTGTCGCTGTCGACCACGAACGGCCGGACCTTGTTCGAGCAGTGGTACACCGACGACCCCACCGTCAACCGGACCGTCGTCGGGACGCTGGACCTGGTGCGCCAGTCCAATGGCTCGTACGTGTTCGACGACCAGGACTTCTTCCCGCTCGACACCCTGCAGGGAACGTGGGTGACCGAGGGCAAGGAGCAGAAGCGCAACGACAACAACGGGACGGCGCGCAACTTCCACTTCACCAGCGAGGCGCGCTACTGGTTCGAGTACAAGGGCACCGAGGTCCTCTCCTTCCGCGGTGACGACGACGTCTGGGTGTTCATCAACGGCAAGCTCGCGGTCGACCTGGGCGGTGTCCACGGCGCGGAGAGCGCGTCCCTCACGCTGTCGACCAAGGCGGCGGACCTGGGTCTCCAGGTGGGCCGCATCTACGAGGTCGTCGTGTTCCAGGCCGAGCGCCACACGACGCAGTCCTCGTACCGCCTGACGCTCAACAACTTCATCACCCGTCGCACCGAGTGCCGTGCCACCTGCGGCAACAACGTGATTGACGAGGGTGAGGAGTGCGATGACGGCGTCAACGCCGGTGGCTACGGTCAGTGCAGCCGTGGCTGCGTGTGGGGCCCGCGCTGCGGCGACGGCAAGGTGCAGTCGGACGCTCCCGCCAACGAGGAGTGCGACGACGGCAACACCGCGAACAACGACGGCTGCAACTCGCAGTGCCGCATCGAGATCAACTGA
- a CDS encoding M20 family peptidase, with protein sequence MKRLFLSLALGVIAVAAVLVVRTVAFTSRQVAPEAGAPLVVDAEAASARLAGALRLKTVAASEGQPADDAAFDALHVYLREHFPRVHASLKREPVGRHSVLYTWEGTDMSTRPVLLMGHLDVVPVTPVTESAWVHPPFAGVVAEGHVWGRGALDDKGSVLAQLEAVEALLAAGERPRRTVLFAFGGDEEVGGQEGAVAIAALLKERGVRLESVLDEGGVIMSGTVPGVAAPVALVGTSEKGFVSVELKVKGEGGHSSMPPPSTAVGTLARAVSKLEATPMPARLAGGSRELFEWVGPEMGFGMRLLFANLWLTEPLVVKQLAAKPTTNAAVRTTTAVTVFEGGVKDNVLPSDARAVVNFRILPGDSVEGVLAHVRKTVDDSRVEVGTLAFQSEPSPVSPTHSDSWRQLERSVRQVFPQVVVSPYLNVAATDSRHFVGLSDNIYRFFPVHLQREDLARVHGQDERIAVPTYLDAVRFYAQYLRNTAF encoded by the coding sequence ATGAAACGACTGTTCTTGTCCCTGGCCCTTGGGGTCATTGCCGTGGCGGCGGTGCTGGTGGTCCGCACGGTGGCATTCACGTCACGGCAGGTGGCGCCGGAGGCGGGAGCCCCGCTGGTGGTGGACGCGGAGGCGGCGTCGGCGAGGCTCGCCGGGGCGCTGAGGCTGAAGACGGTGGCCGCGTCCGAGGGGCAGCCCGCGGACGACGCGGCCTTCGACGCGCTCCATGTCTACCTGCGGGAGCACTTCCCCCGCGTCCATGCCTCGCTGAAGCGCGAGCCGGTGGGCCGGCACTCGGTGCTCTACACGTGGGAAGGGACGGACATGTCGACCCGGCCCGTGCTGTTGATGGGGCACCTGGACGTGGTGCCCGTGACGCCTGTGACTGAGTCCGCGTGGGTCCACCCGCCCTTCGCGGGTGTGGTGGCGGAGGGGCATGTGTGGGGGCGAGGCGCGCTCGACGACAAGGGCAGCGTGCTGGCCCAGCTCGAGGCGGTGGAGGCGTTGCTCGCCGCGGGGGAGCGGCCCCGGCGGACGGTGCTGTTTGCCTTTGGCGGGGACGAGGAGGTGGGAGGACAGGAGGGCGCGGTGGCCATCGCGGCGCTGCTGAAGGAGCGGGGCGTCCGGCTGGAGTCCGTGCTGGATGAGGGCGGCGTCATCATGTCCGGCACCGTGCCGGGAGTCGCCGCGCCGGTGGCGCTGGTGGGGACATCCGAGAAGGGCTTTGTCAGCGTGGAGCTCAAGGTGAAGGGGGAGGGGGGACATTCCTCCATGCCTCCGCCGAGCACCGCCGTGGGCACCCTGGCGCGGGCCGTGTCGAAGCTGGAGGCGACACCCATGCCCGCCCGGCTCGCGGGGGGCAGCCGTGAGCTGTTCGAATGGGTGGGGCCCGAGATGGGCTTCGGCATGAGGCTGCTCTTCGCCAACCTGTGGCTCACCGAGCCGTTGGTGGTGAAGCAGCTGGCGGCCAAGCCCACCACCAACGCGGCGGTGCGTACAACCACCGCCGTCACGGTGTTCGAGGGCGGCGTGAAGGACAACGTCCTGCCCTCGGACGCGCGCGCGGTGGTGAACTTCCGCATCCTCCCCGGCGACAGCGTGGAGGGCGTGCTGGCGCATGTGCGCAAGACGGTGGACGACTCCCGCGTGGAGGTGGGCACGCTGGCCTTCCAGAGCGAGCCTTCGCCCGTGTCTCCCACCCACTCCGACTCCTGGCGCCAGTTGGAGCGCTCGGTGCGCCAGGTGTTCCCCCAGGTGGTCGTGTCGCCCTACCTCAATGTGGCCGCCACGGACTCACGCCACTTCGTGGGTCTGAGCGACAACATCTATCGCTTCTTTCCCGTCCACTTGCAGCGTGAGGACCTGGCGCGGGTTCATGGCCAGGACGAACGCATCGCCGTGCCGACCTACCTCGACGCTGTCCGGTTCTATGCGCAATACCTGCGCAACACCGCGTTCTGA
- a CDS encoding glycosyl hydrolase family 18 protein, whose translation MKTRLMTQWQCVLAVGVGTLLGGCGKGDEGPGLPGQPSSVEAQAADAQALVTWRPPSSDGGHPLLYYIVKCEPTCGGAIVSAGDHQATVLGLNNGFQYLFKVSAVNARGEGESSVPSESVMPLAGLSIRNPTVPGQPRSVRATAGNGQAYVSWLAPASFGGRPLQRYVITAEPGGRSVTVDAPAASVNIPDLANNKPHSFTVRAVNEMGEGPSVSAGSVTPRAGGAPSQWVSGYYVGYQRGLLPVESVDFSGMTHLMVGRVRPRFDGTLFSDFDVTTYEGPIMAKALATRAREAGRKSLLMIGGFGEHDGFVSASTGDSRIVFVRELLKLMDELGYDGLDLDWEPINLPPAGNDGELLLALLDDLRAARPDILLTVPVGWLNANFGMPAQEAEFMAQLAARVDQLNIMSYKMSGNWGSWESWHSSPLKDDSPGRPSSVANSVEGYLRAGVPPGRLGIGIGFFGTCWQGVTEPRTPLDGRQHVSEGQSDNAMSYSNIMQSYYDPHARRWDEKAASPYLSFPSVSGPGHCNYISYEDGQSVAAKGQWARSLGLGGTIIWTINQGHIPNAPDGRKDELLHQVKRSFLDP comes from the coding sequence GTGAAGACTCGACTCATGACGCAGTGGCAGTGTGTCCTCGCGGTGGGTGTGGGGACGCTGCTTGGGGGATGCGGCAAGGGGGACGAAGGTCCGGGGCTCCCGGGGCAACCTTCCTCCGTGGAAGCGCAGGCGGCGGATGCGCAGGCGCTCGTGACGTGGAGGCCGCCGAGCAGTGATGGTGGCCACCCCTTGCTTTACTACATCGTGAAATGTGAGCCCACGTGTGGTGGCGCCATCGTCAGCGCGGGCGACCATCAGGCCACGGTGCTGGGGCTCAACAACGGCTTTCAATATCTCTTCAAGGTCTCCGCGGTGAACGCGCGGGGCGAAGGAGAGTCGTCCGTCCCGTCGGAGTCGGTGATGCCGCTTGCGGGGCTGTCCATCCGCAATCCCACGGTGCCGGGCCAGCCGCGCTCGGTCCGCGCGACGGCGGGCAATGGACAGGCGTACGTGAGCTGGCTTGCGCCGGCGAGCTTCGGCGGGCGCCCGTTGCAGCGCTATGTCATCACCGCGGAGCCCGGGGGCCGGTCGGTGACGGTGGACGCTCCGGCGGCGAGCGTGAACATCCCGGACCTGGCCAACAACAAGCCGCACTCCTTCACGGTGCGGGCCGTCAACGAGATGGGCGAGGGCCCTTCCGTGTCCGCCGGTTCCGTGACGCCGCGGGCCGGGGGCGCGCCCTCCCAATGGGTGTCCGGCTACTACGTGGGCTATCAGCGCGGCCTGTTGCCCGTGGAGTCGGTGGACTTCTCCGGCATGACCCACCTGATGGTGGGCCGTGTGCGCCCGCGGTTCGACGGGACGCTGTTCTCGGACTTCGACGTCACGACCTACGAAGGCCCCATCATGGCGAAGGCGCTGGCGACGCGGGCGCGCGAGGCGGGGCGCAAGTCGCTCTTGATGATTGGCGGCTTCGGTGAGCACGACGGCTTCGTGTCGGCGTCCACGGGAGACAGCCGCATCGTGTTCGTGCGCGAGCTGCTCAAGCTCATGGACGAGCTGGGCTACGACGGCCTGGACCTGGACTGGGAGCCCATCAACCTGCCGCCCGCGGGCAATGACGGCGAGCTGCTCCTGGCGCTCCTGGATGACCTGCGCGCGGCGCGTCCGGACATCCTCCTCACGGTGCCGGTGGGCTGGCTCAACGCCAACTTCGGGATGCCCGCGCAGGAGGCGGAGTTCATGGCCCAGCTGGCCGCGCGCGTCGACCAGCTCAACATCATGTCCTACAAGATGAGCGGCAACTGGGGCAGCTGGGAGAGCTGGCACTCCAGCCCGCTCAAGGATGACTCCCCGGGCCGCCCCAGCTCCGTCGCCAACTCCGTGGAGGGCTACCTGCGGGCGGGAGTTCCCCCGGGACGGCTGGGCATCGGCATCGGCTTCTTCGGCACCTGCTGGCAGGGCGTCACGGAGCCGCGCACCCCGCTGGACGGGCGGCAGCACGTCTCCGAGGGCCAGAGCGACAACGCGATGAGCTACAGCAACATCATGCAGTCGTACTACGACCCGCACGCGCGCCGCTGGGACGAGAAGGCCGCGTCACCCTATCTCTCGTTCCCGTCCGTGAGCGGGCCCGGCCACTGCAACTACATCTCGTACGAGGATGGTCAGTCCGTCGCGGCCAAGGGCCAGTGGGCGCGCTCCCTGGGACTGGGCGGCACCATCATCTGGACCATCAACCAGGGGCACATCCCCAACGCCCCCGACGGCCGCAAGGACGAGCTGCTGCACCAGGTGAAGCGCTCGTTCCTGGACCCGTGA
- a CDS encoding M3 family metallopeptidase, which yields MRNLFIAGAGVAALVTSGCATTSPEPRPEAAAAAPAPEAPAAPVAPVSPLLAKWSGPHGGVPPFDQVKVAEFKPAIEAAMDAMRAELAAIANNPEAPTFENTLAAMEDAGRAYANVETLYGIWGSSLSSPEFQVVEREMAPRFAAFDDEITQNEALFRRIEAVYQSPEKAKLTPEQQRLAWVQYTRFVRSGAKLDAAAKQRLAAINQRLASLYTSFGQNVLGDEEGYTVVLENEADLAGLPDSVRAGAAAAAESRGLKGKWVITNTRSSMEPFLTYSSRRDLREKVWRNYVNRGDNGDARDNNAIISEVLKLRAERARLLGYPTHAHWRLENAMARTPERAMELMEAVWKPAVARVREEVADMQKVADKERAKLKIEPWDYRYYAEKVRKAKYDLDQNEVKPYLQLEKLREGMFWVAGELFGFTFTQVSDVPVFHPDVRVWEVKDRDSGRLVGLWYFDPYARPGKRSGAWMNAYRPQERFRGDVTTIVSNNSNFVKGAPGEAVLISWEDATTLFHEFGHALHGLSSSVTYPSLAGTSVARDYVEFPSQLLEHWLSTPEVLNTFALHFQTGKPIPQALVTRIEKAATFNNGFATVEYLSSALVDMKLHLAGDKPIDADAFERDTLKALGMPKEIVMRHRTPQFGHVFAGDGYSAGYYSYLWSDTLTADAFETFTEGKGAYDKSVAERLRKSVFSVGNTVDPADGYRSFRGRDAGINALMRKRGFPVPAAAGAQSKSTR from the coding sequence ATGCGCAATCTCTTCATCGCAGGAGCCGGCGTGGCTGCCCTTGTCACCTCCGGTTGTGCGACGACGTCCCCCGAGCCCCGTCCCGAAGCCGCCGCGGCGGCGCCCGCCCCGGAGGCCCCCGCCGCGCCGGTGGCGCCGGTGAGCCCCCTGCTGGCGAAGTGGTCCGGTCCCCATGGCGGCGTGCCGCCGTTCGACCAGGTGAAGGTCGCTGAGTTCAAGCCCGCCATCGAGGCCGCCATGGACGCGATGCGCGCGGAGCTGGCCGCCATCGCGAACAACCCCGAGGCCCCCACCTTCGAGAACACGCTGGCCGCCATGGAAGACGCGGGCCGGGCGTACGCCAACGTGGAGACGCTCTATGGCATCTGGGGCTCGTCGCTGAGCAGCCCCGAGTTCCAGGTGGTGGAGCGGGAGATGGCGCCCCGGTTCGCGGCCTTCGACGACGAAATCACCCAGAACGAGGCCCTCTTCCGCCGCATCGAGGCCGTCTACCAGTCGCCGGAGAAGGCGAAGCTGACGCCCGAGCAGCAGCGGCTGGCGTGGGTGCAGTACACGCGCTTCGTGCGCTCCGGCGCCAAGCTGGACGCCGCCGCGAAGCAGCGCCTGGCGGCCATCAACCAGCGGCTGGCGTCGCTGTACACGTCCTTCGGCCAGAACGTGCTGGGCGACGAGGAAGGCTACACCGTCGTCCTGGAGAACGAGGCGGACCTGGCGGGCCTGCCGGACTCCGTGCGCGCGGGCGCCGCCGCCGCGGCCGAGTCCCGGGGCCTGAAGGGCAAGTGGGTCATCACCAACACGCGCTCCTCCATGGAGCCGTTCCTCACGTACTCGTCCCGCCGCGACTTGCGCGAGAAGGTCTGGCGCAACTACGTCAACCGCGGCGACAACGGGGACGCGCGCGACAACAACGCCATCATCTCGGAGGTGCTGAAGCTGCGCGCCGAGCGCGCCAGGCTGCTGGGCTACCCCACGCACGCGCACTGGCGTCTGGAGAACGCCATGGCCCGCACGCCCGAGCGCGCCATGGAGCTGATGGAGGCGGTGTGGAAGCCCGCCGTGGCCCGCGTCCGCGAAGAGGTGGCGGACATGCAGAAGGTGGCCGACAAGGAGCGCGCGAAGCTGAAGATTGAACCGTGGGACTACCGCTACTACGCGGAGAAGGTCCGCAAGGCGAAGTACGACCTGGACCAGAACGAGGTGAAGCCCTACCTGCAGTTGGAGAAGCTGCGCGAGGGCATGTTCTGGGTGGCCGGCGAGCTGTTCGGCTTCACCTTCACGCAGGTGTCGGACGTGCCCGTCTTCCACCCCGACGTGCGGGTATGGGAGGTGAAGGACCGCGACTCCGGCCGCCTCGTGGGCCTGTGGTACTTCGACCCGTACGCGCGTCCGGGCAAGCGCTCGGGAGCGTGGATGAACGCGTACCGTCCCCAGGAGCGCTTCCGGGGCGACGTGACGACCATCGTCTCCAACAACTCCAACTTCGTGAAGGGCGCTCCGGGTGAGGCGGTGCTCATCTCGTGGGAGGACGCCACCACGCTGTTCCACGAGTTCGGCCACGCGCTGCACGGCCTCAGCTCGTCCGTGACGTACCCGTCGCTGGCGGGGACCAGCGTGGCGCGCGACTACGTGGAGTTCCCCTCGCAGCTGTTGGAGCACTGGCTGTCCACGCCCGAGGTGCTCAACACCTTCGCGCTGCACTTCCAGACGGGCAAGCCCATCCCCCAGGCGCTCGTGACGCGCATCGAGAAGGCGGCGACGTTCAACAACGGCTTCGCCACGGTGGAGTACCTGTCGTCCGCGCTGGTGGACATGAAGCTGCACCTGGCGGGTGACAAGCCCATCGACGCGGACGCCTTCGAGCGCGACACGCTCAAGGCGCTGGGCATGCCGAAGGAAATCGTCATGCGCCACCGCACGCCGCAGTTCGGCCACGTCTTCGCGGGCGACGGGTACTCTGCGGGCTACTACAGCTACCTGTGGTCCGACACGCTGACGGCGGATGCCTTCGAGACCTTCACCGAGGGCAAGGGCGCCTACGACAAGTCGGTGGCGGAGCGGCTGCGCAAGAGCGTCTTCTCCGTGGGCAACACGGTGGACCCGGCGGACGGCTACCGCTCCTTCCGCGGCCGGGACGCTGGCATCAACGCGCTGATGCGCAAGCGCGGCTTCCCGGTGCCCGCCGCCGCGGGCGCGCAGTCGAAGTCGACGCGCTGA
- a CDS encoding acetyl-CoA hydrolase/transferase C-terminal domain-containing protein encodes MNAPSSLKDRIQNTDLLAKVVPVEEAVKHVVDGNTVAISGFTKSGEPKTFFPALAAHLARSAPQTRLTLLSGASLSEDVEGPMAPFIRKRGPYMSSSASRRRIHAGEMDFTDVHLSAFARNLMYGFYGDIDVAVVEVSRIRPNGSVILTSSVGISAEALTRAKKIILEVNTSVPDYTGYHDIVLPTVHPHVGWPLPLLNVRDRIGNPYVEIDLSRVVAVVESRTPDHPVPFKAANATDRRIAQNVVDFLLRCRDEFQWGKRLPPIQSGVGNVANAIIGELYASPFQKIRFWTEVFQDGMLRYVEDDAKFEYASATAVSFSAEGRQKFLQMFERCRERLVLRPMWLSNSPEIISRLFVIAMNTPIEVDIYGHVNSTHIDGSRIVNGLGGSGDFFRNAYLSIVHTPSVRKLKDGRTVSCVMPYVRHIDHTEHDIKCVVTEHGYARNMDIRSPRRRAVDIIDQCAHPYFRPLLHAYLDMAGPGDEPRATDMKVLEGWWREYDAACRTFPGESDPE; translated from the coding sequence ATGAACGCACCGAGCTCGCTGAAGGACCGCATCCAGAACACCGACCTGCTCGCCAAGGTGGTCCCCGTCGAGGAGGCGGTGAAGCACGTCGTGGATGGGAACACGGTGGCCATCAGCGGCTTCACCAAGTCCGGGGAGCCCAAGACGTTCTTCCCCGCCCTGGCCGCGCACCTGGCCCGGTCCGCGCCGCAGACGCGCCTGACGCTGCTGTCGGGGGCCTCGCTCTCCGAGGACGTGGAGGGGCCCATGGCGCCCTTCATCCGCAAGCGCGGGCCGTACATGTCCTCGTCCGCGTCGCGCCGGCGCATCCACGCGGGAGAGATGGACTTCACGGACGTCCACCTGTCCGCCTTCGCGCGCAACCTGATGTATGGCTTCTACGGGGACATCGACGTGGCGGTGGTGGAGGTGTCGCGCATCCGGCCCAACGGCAGCGTCATCCTCACGTCGTCGGTGGGCATCAGCGCGGAGGCGCTCACCCGCGCGAAGAAGATCATCCTCGAGGTGAACACCTCGGTGCCGGACTACACGGGCTATCACGACATCGTCCTGCCCACGGTGCATCCCCACGTGGGTTGGCCCCTGCCGTTGTTGAACGTGCGGGACCGCATCGGCAATCCGTACGTGGAGATAGACCTGAGCCGGGTGGTGGCGGTGGTGGAGTCACGGACGCCGGACCATCCGGTGCCCTTCAAGGCGGCGAACGCCACGGACCGGCGCATCGCGCAGAACGTGGTCGACTTCCTGCTGCGCTGCCGGGATGAGTTCCAGTGGGGCAAGCGCCTGCCACCCATCCAGTCCGGCGTGGGCAACGTGGCCAACGCCATCATCGGTGAGCTGTATGCGTCACCGTTCCAGAAGATTCGATTCTGGACCGAGGTGTTCCAGGACGGGATGCTGCGCTACGTGGAGGACGACGCGAAGTTCGAGTACGCGTCCGCCACGGCCGTGTCCTTCTCCGCCGAGGGGCGCCAGAAGTTCCTGCAGATGTTCGAGCGATGCCGGGAGCGGCTGGTGTTGCGGCCGATGTGGCTGTCGAACAGCCCCGAAATCATCTCGCGCCTCTTCGTCATCGCGATGAACACGCCCATCGAGGTGGACATCTACGGGCACGTCAACTCGACGCACATCGACGGCTCGCGCATCGTCAACGGGCTGGGCGGCTCCGGGGACTTCTTCCGGAATGCGTACCTGAGCATCGTGCACACGCCTTCGGTGCGGAAGTTGAAGGACGGCCGCACGGTGAGCTGTGTCATGCCGTACGTGCGGCACATCGACCACACGGAGCACGACATCAAGTGCGTCGTCACGGAGCATGGGTATGCGCGCAACATGGACATCCGTTCGCCCCGGCGGCGCGCGGTGGACATCATCGACCAGTGCGCGCATCCATACTTCCGGCCGCTGCTGCATGCGTACCTCGACATGGCGGGGCCGGGGGATGAGCCTCGGGCGACGGACATGAAGGTTCTCGAGGGCTGGTGGCGGGAGTACGACGCCGCGTGCCGCACCTTCCCTGGCGAGTCCGACCCGGAATGA